From Ptychodera flava strain L36383 chromosome 9, AS_Pfla_20210202, whole genome shotgun sequence:
aatgagaataatatCACAGAATTAGAAAGAAAtgactgattttgttttaaaggaatttttgtctacatttttattgaaatttactaagtttttaaaatttggttaTTAATAACAATGTGATTTGTCACATTCTATTTATAAACTTGAACAGTATTGACTCAGGCACACTTTGGTTTTCATGGTGACCTTGTTTGTTTCAGGTCTGCCAAGCCTATGATTGCATAACCTTTTAACAGTCAAAGGACCGTTCCCATTTGTTGGAGAAGTGGATAGCAATCCTGTGGGTTTTTTAACTTAATCTGACAGAATTTTAATTGGTAGCTTCcagtaccaaactttacaaTATTGCTTAACTCAAGGTCGAAGCTATACATTTATTAATTCCTgttcagaaataaatattacttAAACAAAAAGAAACTGGTTATGAAGGAATAGGTCAAAACTGAGGGAAATaaaatgtgtgtgttttaaAAACCAAGACTGTGGCATTTGTTGAACAGTCAGAATAGTCAAGCATCACTAATATATACACATCAACTGTGTAATTGATAGTAATACATCAAGTTTTTTGTTCGAAGCTGCAATATTAATagaattttactgaaatgttgtatttttattaACTCGTCAAGAATCAAGGACAATGAGCTGTTCACTTTGTCACACCATGCATCAAAATTGCGATGAAAACGGTCCAGTCCTGACTGTCAGGCATTGTCCTGGGTTATTGACCCCTGGCTGTTCATTCACAAATTGCCAGTGCTTTtaaatttgagtaaatataGCATTTGTAAAGATATAATCCTACATGTTCAAGGAAAGATCAGGGAAAAACTTGCCATGTGCCTGATGTGGGGGTAATCAATTTTCTCTGTAGTAAAGATGGATAAAATTGACTATAGCGAGAAAATTCCCTGATGATATCTTTTTCTTTTGTgtcattgattattttataatctacaaagacacaaaaaaaaGATTGCAACCGGGAGGTTCCTCTCTAAAACGTTTACTTTTGCGCCCATGTTCTATAATCCCACTCAATAttaaatggtccatccctttcAATATACTTATTCTGGAAATTCAAATCTTGACATATCCATTGCATCATGCAGGTGTCAGACTCTTTGCAATCCACTGTGCATGCTGTGctatacatgcacacacaatCCATGTTTTGGGGGTTTCCTGATGGGATAGATAACCTTTGAGAATGTTGCAATCCAATGACATCATTACGTGAATTTTGGACTTTGGTCATGTTCTCTACAAACTCCAAAGACTCTAATAAGGATGAGATGATCTTGATGATCTATAAAGACTGCCATAGAGAAGATTAGAGTAATGGTTATCTTTTCATTCCAGTGCAAATTAAGGCATAAAATCCGTATGCTATTTTATTGATCATACTTCGTGTCAGCTTTTGTGCCAACAGTGCAACAAGTCAGTTTTTCCATGTATATTTAGAATGTGCTGACAAGCAGTGATTAAAGTCTgttcatattatatttatattaatattcatgtgatTTTTTCTCATGTGGTACAGACAGATTGCAGATGCatgaaaattaaagttttcatCACCAAGACAAGGAGAGAAACACTCTACAGCTATCTTTGTACTCAAATTTTCTTACCTTTGACAAACCATAAACAGCTTCTGAAATGTTTCCATAtctataaaattaattttaaggatATTCAGATAATGTTGTTATAAAGAAGATTATATTAACAACAACTTGAAATTCATAGTAAATTAAAAGCAGACGTACTCTCTATTTGATGACTGTATCTTTCCTGGTGTTGTTCAGTAAAACCATTTGTTACTGAAGAAGAATATAAACACACTGAAAAAGTTGTGAGAGAGTTTGGAGATGGAGTTGGAAAAGAGCTGCAAGCTAAATTGGAGGAAAGAGGCAAAGAACACAGAAACTGGGTGAGTATGTAACAGGAATCATTCAATTCTATTCCTAGAAATGATCAAGACAATATACTACAGTCTCCTAATATGGTTTTATTGATGTTGTGAGGGAAGCTTGTGCTATGACATGTAAACCTAGCAACAGAAACCAGGTAGTGCCAGTTAACAGTACCTGTTCATACAATACTCATAcattatcacacacacacacacacacacagttcaCTTTCTTGTTCACTAGAGACAGATAGAGAACTTGAAAACAGTAAAATAGTaacattttagtcaaattttttgtcgtGTTTAATAATCATTTCAGCTTGAAACTTGGTGGGAGGAGTGTGCATACCTGCAATCAAGGGAACCTATATCAGTCACAGTAAACTATGGTGGTCCCTACCCATTTCATGAAGACATCTGGCCTCCACAGCCTGGTACCCAGCTACAGAGAATGGCTATGCTGCTATGGTCATATGCTAAATTATGGCTGGCATTTAGAAGGTAATGTGTGTGTGAcaaatgtcagaaaatattaacaacaaTGTCAGTTCATATTTACTGTCAAgcattttatcttttattttagtctcttttttccttttttccccatAATTTTATGTCTTACTTTTCATCTGCATGGTCTAATATCATAAAGCTTGATGGTACAACTTAACATTGTGTGATGTGGGGATTTGACTAATAGTGTATTCAGAGACAACTGGTTTCAATAGCTGTCCCCTGAGTAGCGATATATGCATTCACTTTTAGAGTTAATCTTTGCAGTCTGTCTGAAATAggaattaaaattttgatggctTTGTGAATTAAGGGACAATTTCTTTACAATTCAGTGAGTTACAATAATTTCATCTCAGTCAAGAGCTATGAACCATGTGATCAAGCAAGCTTAATACTGGAGCCCTCAACCAAGTATGAAAGAAggtcttttgtttttcttttttgaaaccTGCAGTCAAATCATaatatcattttatcattttcatttttctttcaccTTTACTGTCTCCCCTTATTTAcctcattatctttattatctccccattcttgtaaaaaaatcaattttcaaatCCATTCTATTTAATCAAGTAGGCAGAGTTCATTGCAGGTCATCTAGATTTCATGAAATTATATGGAATTCCTTGAGATTCAAATCTAACTTTAGGCTGTGTACATTAACAGGGAGGAGTTTCCAGTGGACCGTGCCAGGGCACTTGGTAACAAACCAATGTGTATGAGCCAATATCACAACCTGTTCAACATCTGTAGAATCCCAGGTGTAAAGAATGATACATTGAGGAGAAGTTTCAAAAcaggtaatttgtaatactgtcATCATTAAGTGTACTCTTAGATCTTGTGCATGTatttctatctgtctatctgttaactctttgagtgctgtaatttttcccaccaaaattttagttcaacatTTGACcgatttttttgaatttttatgtaattgtgttgataattttgaacaagatggacatcacatttcaccGATTTCAGCTCTTTATCAAAAGTTTGGATAAAATcttagaaaaattgactggggaatatttttaaacatgataaaaaaatgactgtggcattcaaagggttatgTATGTAATTGTTATCCAAAAATGCATGACATAATATCATCAATCTATATCAATGTATAAGTCTGTTTTGCTATGTTTGCTAAGTGATACTTCAGTGTGGAATACGCAATGTGGCACTTATAGTGAGGTCATATGTTCTCAAAGTTCTGGGATTGGCTTTATGTAGGCCTTAAGATACATTAAAGGCCTTGTCATGTTTACTGATTTTGATGAATTACGTGAAAAAAGGAGAACCGCGGATGTTATCATAGAGTATCTTTATATACAATTTATTTCTACACAGTGTGAGTAAAAGTGTGACTTAAACATTCATCTGTGCCTCTTAATTCTCAAACATTCATCTGTACCTCTTAATTCTCTCCTAATTGGTTATAATACTTTGCATCAAAGATATTGTTTATAAGGTAGTGCTATGATGGTTGAGTTGAAGAGCTCAACTGTACTGTTTTCTCTGATGTTGTTTAAATTGTGCATACAGGAACAAGTTGATAAAATTTACTGGTAAATGTCTTGATTTTATCGCAGAATCTAAAGGTGATTGTCCATGCAATATCGTCATCTTTCGTAAAGGTTATATATTTAGTGTCAATATCGTAGCTGACGGAAATCCTGTAACTCCAGCTGAACTCTACAAGTGAGTACAACTTCATTTCTATGTAGAAAATTATCATATTATTAATTGACTAAATTTACCATCTTCATGTTTGGGTCtgtgaaatattcattttacattttgttcatattttataGACAGCTTGAGTACATCAAAACTCAGTGTGAAGAAAGACCTACTGGTCCCGGTGTTGGCGCCCTCACAGGATGGGATAGAACATCATGGGCTGAGGTAAGTTTGGCCGTGCAACAAAAACACTGATGAAACTCTGTCTGTCATGTTgattttgctttgaaattacaaaaatggagGAACACAAAAgttaacttttttcatattgtCCGGAGTCCTAATGTGCTTTCATTTCAGGGTTTCTTTCCTTTCAAATCAGTTCATTGTCCTGCTGTAGAACATATCATGTTTTAGTTTCAGTGTAGTTTAAGTTACCACatattaatgtacataaatatgttgcatttcaaGCAAGTGGAATCTGCACTTGGAAAAGTTGTAGCACTCTAGTGACTgcttgttgttttgttttgcatttatcAGGCAAGACAGTATCTAATTGACCTTGatccacaaaacaaaaaaagtttAGATGTCATAGAAACAAGCATTATCGTCATGGTGATGGACATTGACAATGCaccaacaacagcaacacaggTATGTGCTTACTTGAAGAATGAAAAGATTATATATTGTAACAGCAATTTCAGTAAGATCTTTCTGATAGACATGATATTTACTGGTTAGCTTGTGAAATGCAGTTGCATGATATTCTTGTATTGCATCTTATGAAATCACCAACAGATAGCAACTTTGTCAATCTGCGGACCTGATGTCTACAACCGATGGTTTGACAAAGCATCTTGCATCATCAACTACAGCAATGGAGTGATGGGAACCAACTGTGACGTACGTATACATGCAGACTGTTTGTTGCTAAGAGACTTTGAAACTTTTTTAAGGATTCCCCttttgaagttatatcggaattcttcatgaatatttcaattttacagaGAAAAAGACAGTAAGAGACAGATGAGAGagcagagaaagaaagagaaacagagacagacagagagacaaataCTGATAcatagacagagagacaaacagacagaattgTCTTAAGACTGAATATGATTTAAATCTGGACTGAGAGTTTTTATCAGTATAATGTTATTGTAAGTTTAAAAGTTGTTCTAATTTTTGCTTTGCTTAATCACATCCAGCATTCACCAACTGATGCCATTGCTGCTATATATGGTGCAAATTATTTGCATGAAATACTCAGAAACACTGATGTGACATGGACTgtaagttattattattatatagtaaattatgcaaatgtcaaaatattatatgcaatatatttttacagcttCCAGGAGATGACCAAATAAAAGCTGTTGATGGCATTTTAGTTTCAGTTTCGAAAGCAAACACTCTGGTTCATCTTTCTGCATTTGCAGAAAAAATggaaatgcacagaaaaaaattggaaaaaaacatgtttttgtcCCTTCATTCACAAGCCAACAGATTCACCAATataataatttttgtgttttttaatgTTAAAGATTTCTGTTATTTTCAAGAATGCACAATTTTATTACTTCTTGCAATCCATTCTAACGTTAAAATCAAATATGCAGACTAGAACTTGATTTAGGGTTCTCATCTAGAAACAGACTTAAacctttaaattttaatttgcttGATCATcttcatttcaaataaacacTGATATGATTTTAACCAAACTCAAAAACACAAACATCATTTTCTAGTACATATGtagtgaatatttattttatttcttaggTAGAGTCACTTGTTGGCATAATCTAATATGATGTAAATAATGTGTTTTGttagtcattttattttttctgtcttaTATTCATAAGTCAAATGAGGAGAAGCAGTTATTTTCTttaccctttgcaccctgaccccctggtactctatgacatcattggacatttctgtccgagccgggttcaaagggttaataagccTAAATTAATATGTAATTGCCATGCAATTGACGATACATTTTTCCTATCAATTTCTCATAACAAATTTGCAGTCAATAGAATTATTGTTGCTACACACAGTAGAAAATCTTGGATGTGGTGTGCATTATAATAGTGAACCTGCACTGGTTACAAGCATGTTATCTGATATAATTGTTGTGTGTTCTTTGAAGGAAAGACCTGCTCCGGAGAGAGATTTACCTCCCCCAGAGGAGGTGAAATTTATTGTTGATGAGAAGATCAAAAAGGATATCAGACTTTCTGCTGAACATTATCTTGAGAGGGTAAGATTATAGTGTGAATTCACCGGAGCAAAATACTAGTAACTGCTCTTCTGTGCGTGAGAATATTAATCTTGGGTCAGTTGTCTGGTTTAGAGGTGGGTATACAGACATGTATCTTTTGCGAACTGCCTTCTTTATACCAGCGGTGATTTCCGATGGGAGTTCATTAATGTGGCAAAAATTTCTATGGGATATATCCTTTTTAAAAGAAACACTATTCAGATCAAAATAATTGTTGTATATAATTCCTAATGAACAAATCTGTAGAGGGGTGATCTAAAATagaatttaatttgaaaattttagaaaGAAGTTTACAGGACAGCAAATTGTATTAGATTAGACAACCGTTAAGTAGCTTTCTAACTTAAAGCTAAATTTCACAGTTTCCATTTTAGTAGAAAATT
This genomic window contains:
- the LOC139141063 gene encoding peroxisomal carnitine O-octanoyltransferase-like; protein product: METNTEVKEKTFQYQDSLPSLPVPPLQQSLDKYLESVKPFVTEEEYKHTEKVVREFGDGVGKELQAKLEERGKEHRNWLETWWEECAYLQSREPISVTVNYGGPYPFHEDIWPPQPGTQLQRMAMLLWSYAKLWLAFRREEFPVDRARALGNKPMCMSQYHNLFNICRIPGVKNDTLRRSFKTESKGDCPCNIVIFRKGYIFSVNIVADGNPVTPAELYKQLEYIKTQCEERPTGPGVGALTGWDRTSWAEARQYLIDLDPQNKKSLDVIETSIIVMVMDIDNAPTTATQIATLSICGPDVYNRWFDKASCIINYSNGVMGTNCDHSPTDAIAAIYGANYLHEILRNTDVTWTERPAPERDLPPPEEVKFIVDEKIKKDIRLSAEHYLERASNLDVLFQSYDSYGKSLIRAFQMHPDTFVQQVLQLAYFKVHRKPAPTYETATTRQFYHGRTDTVRSCTQEVVNWCKAMADPKTPIPVKLDLFKKSVKKHSQLMLEAVNGQAFDRHFLGLQILAQASGVPMPEIFQDTAWTKSGGNGQFVLSTSLVGYSQTIGGCAPLVHNGYGITYIILDKRLGFTVTAWKDNQETDVHKFYNAVVETLNGMRAMSSNHNI